A stretch of Dietzia lutea DNA encodes these proteins:
- a CDS encoding glycoside hydrolase family 3 N-terminal domain-containing protein, which translates to MSPTRRLRVAVAALATGLTLVGCASGEPAAPGPDSTAAGPAAPAPSADSGASARPAASTDPAASTGLAGPVPAIPPPPGCVSPLDGLTQRQRIAQLFTVGVSSMADARRAVEQHAIGGIFLGGDVVGEVVSGDGLARLQHDSALPLLVAIDEEGGRVSRIAPYAGPLPSARVMAATMSPEQVRATARARGEFLRGMGVTVDFAPSLDVSEQPDGAVIGDRSFSPDPARVVSYARAFAAGLRDAGVAPVFKHFPGHGRSTGDSHHRSVTVPPLDQLVPHDLHPFAALAETPGAGIMLGHQQVPGLTGVDRPASLSPAAYRLLREGHGYGAPPFDGPIFTDDLSGMRAVTDAFPLPTAVTESLIAGADSPLWITTAGLGEALDAVERAVADGVLSRRALDRSLERMATLRGIPVCVGGPATGFLEEAGPLATPVPDLPPRADLPALPPPR; encoded by the coding sequence GTGTCCCCCACCCGCCGGCTCCGTGTGGCGGTCGCCGCCCTCGCGACGGGGCTGACACTGGTCGGGTGCGCCTCCGGTGAGCCCGCCGCGCCCGGCCCGGACTCCACCGCCGCTGGTCCGGCCGCTCCCGCTCCGTCGGCTGATTCCGGCGCGTCTGCCCGTCCTGCTGCGTCGACCGATCCGGCTGCGTCGACTGGTCTCGCCGGCCCCGTGCCGGCGATACCGCCGCCGCCCGGATGTGTATCGCCGCTGGACGGGCTGACGCAGCGTCAACGCATCGCCCAGCTGTTCACCGTCGGCGTGAGCTCCATGGCCGACGCTCGCCGGGCGGTCGAACAGCACGCGATCGGCGGCATCTTCCTCGGCGGAGACGTGGTGGGCGAGGTGGTCTCCGGCGACGGGCTCGCCCGGCTGCAGCACGACTCAGCCCTGCCGCTGCTCGTGGCGATCGACGAGGAGGGTGGGCGCGTGTCGCGCATCGCCCCGTACGCCGGCCCGCTGCCGTCCGCCCGCGTGATGGCCGCGACCATGAGCCCCGAGCAGGTCCGGGCGACGGCCCGCGCCCGAGGGGAGTTCCTCCGCGGGATGGGTGTGACCGTCGATTTCGCGCCCTCCCTCGACGTGTCCGAGCAACCGGACGGCGCGGTGATCGGTGACCGCTCCTTCTCCCCCGACCCCGCCCGCGTCGTGTCCTATGCCCGCGCGTTCGCCGCCGGTCTACGCGACGCGGGCGTCGCCCCCGTGTTCAAGCACTTCCCCGGACACGGGCGTTCCACCGGCGACAGTCACCACCGGTCGGTGACCGTCCCACCGCTCGACCAGCTCGTGCCCCACGACCTGCACCCGTTCGCCGCGCTCGCCGAGACGCCGGGGGCCGGCATCATGCTGGGCCACCAGCAGGTGCCCGGCCTGACCGGAGTCGACCGGCCCGCCTCCCTCTCGCCCGCCGCGTACCGGCTGCTGCGAGAGGGCCACGGCTACGGCGCCCCGCCGTTCGACGGTCCGATCTTCACCGACGACCTGTCCGGCATGCGCGCCGTAACCGACGCGTTCCCGCTGCCCACCGCCGTGACCGAATCCCTCATCGCCGGAGCCGACTCCCCGCTGTGGATCACGACGGCCGGGCTCGGTGAAGCGTTGGACGCCGTCGAGCGGGCCGTGGCCGACGGCGTCCTGAGCCGGCGGGCGCTGGACCGGTCGCTCGAGCGCATGGCGACCCTGCGGGGCATCCCCGTGTGCGTGGGCGGCCCCGCCACCGGGTTCCTCGAGGAGGCCGGCCCGCTGGCCACGCCGGTCCCGGACCTGCCGCCGCGGGCCGACCTGCCCGCGTTGCCGCCGCCGCGCTGA
- a CDS encoding trimeric intracellular cation channel family protein has translation METSPLVLWFDLMGVFFFALSGNLLAARKDIDITGGFILGLLAGLGGGIIRDVLLGVTPLALDKPVYLVPPLVAVVVVYLLGSVIHRVQTLIVACDAAGLGLFCTFGTARALDHGMPVASALLLGVVTAVGGGLMRDVVANEIPAVFSGSNLYVIPAATGATLTAVAVSTDVWGPVSATVLSVLVFTFRMTAWVRQWRVPAPVRSWTVRDLDVLRRRERSVFDRPRGARYDDDEYDDELGRRDDRDPGDSRGRGPRGRR, from the coding sequence GTGGAGACGTCGCCGCTCGTCCTGTGGTTCGACCTGATGGGCGTGTTCTTCTTCGCCCTGTCGGGCAACCTGCTGGCGGCGCGCAAGGACATCGACATCACCGGCGGGTTCATCCTGGGCCTGCTCGCGGGCCTCGGCGGCGGCATCATTCGCGACGTCCTGCTGGGCGTCACCCCGCTCGCGCTGGACAAGCCCGTCTACCTCGTCCCGCCGCTGGTCGCCGTCGTGGTGGTGTACCTGCTGGGCTCGGTCATCCACCGGGTGCAGACGCTCATCGTGGCGTGCGACGCCGCCGGTCTGGGCCTGTTCTGCACGTTCGGCACGGCGCGCGCGTTGGATCACGGCATGCCGGTGGCGTCCGCGTTGCTGCTCGGGGTGGTCACCGCGGTCGGCGGCGGGCTGATGCGTGACGTGGTGGCCAACGAGATCCCGGCCGTGTTCAGCGGGTCGAACCTGTACGTGATCCCCGCGGCGACCGGCGCCACGCTCACCGCCGTCGCCGTGTCCACCGACGTGTGGGGGCCGGTGTCGGCGACGGTGCTGTCGGTGCTGGTGTTCACCTTCCGGATGACCGCGTGGGTCCGGCAGTGGCGCGTGCCGGCGCCCGTGCGCAGCTGGACCGTGCGCGACCTGGACGTGTTGCGGCGCCGCGAGCGGTCGGTGTTCGACCGACCGCGCGGCGCGAGGTACGACGACGATGAGTACGACGACGAGCTCGGCCGCCGCGACGACCGCGATCCCGGGGACAGCCGGGGTCGCGGCCCGCGCGGCCGCCGGTAG
- a CDS encoding ectoine synthase, whose protein sequence is MIVRSTREITDTDRHIKGNNGNWESKRIVLADDRVGFSFHETTIAAGTTNDFHYANHVEAVWLTRGKGTLRDLTNDKEYPLEAGTMYLLDGNEKHQVIVEEEMQMLCVFNPPVVGDENHDENGIYPLLRLQDDGTVVREK, encoded by the coding sequence ATGATCGTTCGTAGCACCAGAGAGATCACCGACACCGACCGCCACATCAAGGGCAACAACGGCAACTGGGAGTCCAAGCGCATCGTTCTGGCCGACGACCGCGTCGGGTTCTCGTTCCACGAGACCACCATCGCCGCCGGCACGACCAACGACTTCCACTACGCCAACCACGTCGAGGCCGTCTGGCTGACCCGCGGTAAGGGCACGCTGCGTGACCTCACCAACGACAAGGAGTACCCGCTCGAGGCGGGCACGATGTACCTGCTCGACGGCAATGAGAAGCACCAGGTGATCGTGGAGGAGGAGATGCAGATGCTCTGCGTCTTCAATCCGCCGGTCGTGGGCGACGAGAACCACGACGAGAACGGCATCTACCCGCTCCTGCGACTGCAGGACGACGGCACCGTGGTGCGCGAGAAGTAA
- a CDS encoding glutathione S-transferase family protein — protein MSTATDFTPAQNASTDGEFVRDATYINDRVVADVPAGSDPVGEKIGEMRWPVEAGRYRLMAARACPWASRSIIVRRLLGLEGAISLGLAGPTHDINSWVFDLDPDERDPVTGLHRLQEAYFNRIPDYPRGITVPALVDLPTRSVVTNAYQKLNFDFISEWTAFHREGAPDLYPEEHRDEIDELDSWIYPTVNNGVYRCGFAADQEAYEEAYDELWASLDRLEERLTTRRYLVGESITVADIRLFTTLVRFDAVYHGHFKANRSKISEMPALWGYLRDLFQTPGFGDTCDFPQIKAHYYNVHRDVNPTGVIPKGPDLSGLLTPHHREELGGRPFGDGTAPGPITDPSERVPEGHGAA, from the coding sequence ATGTCTACCGCGACCGACTTTACCCCCGCTCAGAACGCCTCGACCGACGGCGAGTTCGTCCGCGACGCGACGTACATCAACGACCGCGTGGTCGCGGATGTGCCCGCGGGCTCGGATCCGGTCGGCGAGAAGATCGGCGAGATGCGGTGGCCGGTCGAGGCCGGCCGCTATCGGCTCATGGCCGCCCGCGCGTGCCCGTGGGCCAGCCGGAGCATCATCGTCCGGCGCCTGCTGGGCCTCGAGGGCGCCATCTCGCTGGGGCTCGCGGGTCCCACGCACGACATCAACTCCTGGGTCTTCGACCTCGACCCGGACGAACGGGACCCCGTCACCGGCCTGCACCGACTGCAGGAGGCCTACTTCAACCGGATCCCTGACTACCCGCGCGGCATCACGGTCCCCGCGCTGGTGGACCTGCCCACCAGGTCCGTCGTGACCAACGCGTACCAGAAGCTCAACTTCGACTTCATCTCCGAGTGGACGGCCTTCCACCGGGAGGGCGCCCCGGACCTCTACCCCGAGGAGCACCGTGACGAGATCGACGAGCTCGACTCGTGGATCTACCCCACGGTGAACAACGGTGTGTACCGATGCGGATTCGCCGCCGACCAGGAGGCCTACGAGGAGGCCTACGACGAGCTGTGGGCCTCGCTCGACCGCCTCGAGGAGCGCCTGACCACCCGCCGCTACCTCGTCGGTGAGTCCATCACCGTCGCCGACATCCGCCTGTTCACCACGCTGGTCCGCTTCGACGCGGTCTACCACGGCCACTTCAAGGCCAACCGGTCCAAGATCAGCGAGATGCCCGCGCTGTGGGGTTACCTCCGTGACCTGTTCCAGACCCCCGGCTTCGGCGACACGTGCGACTTCCCCCAGATCAAGGCGCACTACTACAACGTCCACCGCGACGTGAACCCCACGGGCGTCATCCCTAAGGGGCCGGACCTGTCCGGTCTGCTCACGCCGCACCACCGCGAGGAGTTGGGTGGTCGCCCGTTCGGCGACGGGACCGCCCCCGGGCCCATCACCGATCCGTCCGAGAGGGTGCCGGAGGGACACGGCGCGGCCTGA
- a CDS encoding DUF2332 domain-containing protein, with protein MDSAHVDDVPTRYSDFAEYEVRGRTPVYLSWARGVAEDSGTSDLIGTLPRIKRQPALFFAAARHAGAPETEDYATFRGFVHDHWAEIERIALTHSTQTNEAKRCAVLLPFLSLLPGPLSLVEMGASAGLCLYPDRYAYRYTVDGGSAHELRPAADPDGAAGRPPVLDCDLRDGVPLPRSLPEVAHRGGVDLAPIDPADPESRAWLHSLIWPGQHEQRGPRLDAALDIASADPPRVLAGDLIERLEDSVAACPAGTTPVVFHTAVLGYLEPPARAEFVRRVTELDCVWISVEGVTLLPDVAAHVPESIRRHKGIFVVAVNGRPLATAHGHGDWVRALDMP; from the coding sequence ATGGACTCCGCGCACGTCGACGACGTCCCCACCCGTTACTCCGACTTCGCCGAGTACGAGGTCCGCGGACGCACGCCCGTGTACCTCTCGTGGGCCCGCGGGGTCGCCGAGGACTCCGGGACCAGCGACCTCATCGGGACGCTGCCCCGGATCAAGCGCCAACCCGCCCTGTTCTTCGCCGCCGCCCGGCACGCCGGGGCCCCCGAGACCGAGGACTACGCGACTTTCCGCGGGTTCGTCCACGACCACTGGGCGGAGATCGAGCGGATCGCGCTCACCCACTCCACCCAGACCAACGAGGCCAAGCGCTGCGCGGTGCTGCTGCCGTTCCTCTCCCTCCTGCCCGGCCCGCTCTCCCTCGTGGAGATGGGGGCCTCGGCGGGCCTGTGTCTCTACCCGGACCGCTACGCCTACCGGTACACGGTCGACGGCGGGAGCGCCCACGAGCTGCGGCCCGCCGCCGACCCGGACGGTGCGGCGGGCCGCCCGCCGGTCCTGGACTGCGACCTCCGCGACGGCGTGCCCCTGCCGCGCTCGCTGCCCGAGGTCGCCCACCGCGGCGGCGTGGACCTGGCGCCGATCGACCCCGCCGACCCGGAGTCCCGCGCCTGGCTGCACAGCCTCATCTGGCCCGGCCAGCACGAGCAGCGGGGCCCGCGCCTGGACGCCGCCCTGGACATCGCGTCCGCCGACCCGCCGCGGGTCCTCGCCGGCGACCTCATCGAGCGACTGGAGGACTCCGTCGCCGCCTGCCCGGCCGGCACCACCCCGGTGGTGTTCCACACCGCCGTGCTCGGCTACCTCGAGCCGCCGGCCCGCGCCGAGTTCGTCCGCCGGGTCACCGAGCTGGACTGTGTCTGGATCTCCGTCGAGGGCGTGACCCTTCTGCCCGACGTCGCCGCGCATGTCCCGGAGTCGATCCGCCGCCACAAGGGCATCTTCGTCGTCGCCGTCAACGGACGCCCCCTGGCCACCGCGCACGGCCACGGCGACTGGGTCCGCGCCCTGGACATGCCCTGA
- a CDS encoding bile acid:sodium symporter family protein, which produces MALGMILVACCPPGNVSNILTHRARGDVALSVSMTAVANNWALFVAYIGVVAVAVFSHDALALGLGYAIARGFRLDVPARKAMTFEVGIRNAGLGLLFVFSFFGGLGGMALVAAWWGVWDIIAGLIVAVLWARRTRATEAGAGASGSRATTGETV; this is translated from the coding sequence GTGGCGCTCGGGATGATCCTCGTGGCGTGCTGCCCGCCCGGCAACGTCTCCAACATCCTCACCCACCGGGCGCGCGGGGACGTGGCGCTATCGGTGTCGATGACGGCGGTGGCCAACAACTGGGCGCTGTTCGTCGCCTACATCGGAGTGGTCGCGGTGGCGGTGTTTTCCCACGACGCGCTCGCGCTGGGGCTCGGTTACGCGATCGCGCGCGGCTTCCGGCTGGACGTGCCCGCCCGCAAGGCCATGACGTTCGAGGTCGGCATCCGCAACGCCGGGCTCGGGCTGCTGTTCGTGTTCAGCTTCTTCGGCGGCCTGGGCGGCATGGCCCTGGTCGCCGCGTGGTGGGGCGTGTGGGACATCATCGCCGGGCTGATCGTCGCCGTGCTCTGGGCGCGGCGCACGCGGGCGACGGAGGCGGGCGCCGGCGCTTCCGGTTCTCGCGCCACGACAGGGGAGACGGTATGA
- a CDS encoding GtrA family protein — protein sequence MNPAPAELGRYRRSVRQFVMFGIVGGSGMVVNMIVTVLMNKANGGTANAQEILFPIADTEFNFRFTTLVWIVAFLVANFYNFLLNRHWTFGKGRKAPAWQEFWPFLVVGSVAAAAGIFIKLAFTNPTSPLYLPEPWWHEEAGIHSREYWSQLLTILITMPINFVVNKLWTFRAVRNRHHARSTANAVV from the coding sequence GTGAACCCAGCCCCCGCCGAACTCGGTCGCTACCGTCGCAGCGTCCGGCAGTTCGTCATGTTCGGAATCGTGGGCGGCTCGGGCATGGTCGTCAACATGATCGTCACGGTCTTGATGAACAAGGCCAACGGCGGCACGGCCAACGCGCAGGAGATCCTGTTCCCCATCGCGGACACGGAGTTCAACTTCCGGTTCACCACGCTCGTGTGGATCGTGGCGTTCCTCGTGGCCAACTTCTACAACTTCCTGCTCAACCGGCACTGGACGTTCGGCAAGGGTCGCAAGGCGCCGGCGTGGCAGGAGTTCTGGCCGTTCCTGGTGGTGGGGTCGGTGGCGGCGGCCGCGGGCATCTTCATCAAGCTCGCGTTCACCAACCCCACCAGCCCGCTCTACCTGCCGGAGCCGTGGTGGCACGAGGAGGCGGGGATCCACTCCCGGGAGTACTGGAGTCAGCTGCTGACGATCCTCATCACGATGCCGATCAACTTCGTCGTCAACAAGCTCTGGACGTTCCGCGCGGTGCGTAACCGTCACCACGCACGCTCGACCGCGAACGCGGTGGTCTAG
- a CDS encoding pyrimidine reductase family protein, with protein MHVLEPGTEVPDPLAPYLDVDRSRPAHECWVTGHMVAGIDGTAAIDGRVGSLSTAPDQALFRSMRQIADIVMVGAETVRREGYGPVRLSEEARAQRVGAGKPGNPPVAVISRSLDLDWTARLFTDAPEDARTHVITCTAADPARRAEAEKAATVVDAGRDAVEPAAALRALADLGHRVVLCEGGPTWLGELVAADRLDELCLSISPLMGGDPLPVCVNPAGSGIARFALKGAMADGDTLFLRYETDRQGGARDA; from the coding sequence ATGCACGTTCTCGAGCCCGGAACCGAGGTCCCCGACCCGCTCGCCCCGTACCTGGACGTGGACCGATCCCGGCCCGCGCATGAGTGCTGGGTGACCGGGCACATGGTCGCCGGGATCGACGGGACTGCCGCGATCGACGGCCGGGTGGGCTCCCTGTCCACCGCGCCCGACCAGGCACTGTTCCGGAGCATGCGCCAGATCGCCGACATCGTGATGGTGGGTGCCGAGACCGTCCGGCGGGAGGGCTACGGCCCGGTCAGACTGTCCGAGGAGGCGCGGGCCCAGCGCGTCGGCGCCGGGAAGCCGGGGAACCCGCCGGTCGCCGTGATCAGCCGCAGCCTGGATCTCGACTGGACCGCGCGACTGTTCACCGACGCCCCCGAGGACGCCCGGACCCACGTCATCACGTGCACCGCCGCGGACCCGGCCCGGCGGGCCGAGGCCGAGAAGGCCGCGACGGTCGTCGACGCCGGCCGCGACGCGGTCGAGCCGGCCGCCGCGCTGCGGGCGCTGGCGGACCTGGGGCACCGCGTCGTGCTCTGCGAGGGCGGGCCCACCTGGCTCGGCGAACTCGTCGCGGCGGACCGCCTCGACGAGCTGTGCCTGTCCATCTCCCCGTTGATGGGCGGCGACCCGCTCCCGGTGTGCGTGAACCCGGCGGGGTCGGGGATCGCCCGGTTCGCGCTGAAGGGGGCCATGGCCGACGGCGACACCCTGTTCCTGCGCTACGAGACGGACCGACAGGGAGGCGCGCGCGATGCCTGA
- a CDS encoding flavin reductase family protein: MPDGDFESLLASVDPAMIVVTTTADGTRGGCLVGFHAQSSISAQHYSVWLSKANHTYRVGLRATHFAVHFLTSSDLALAEHFGTQSGEDVDKFADLDLVADDTGVPLVGECANRIVLERIAVLDDGGDHVCVTTRVHSTHFGGDFTPLRLSDVAHLDAGHDSEERAIEP; encoded by the coding sequence ATGCCTGACGGCGACTTCGAGAGCCTCCTCGCCTCGGTCGACCCGGCCATGATCGTGGTGACCACCACCGCGGACGGCACGCGAGGCGGATGCCTGGTCGGCTTCCACGCCCAGTCGAGCATCTCGGCGCAGCACTACAGCGTGTGGTTGTCCAAGGCCAACCACACGTACCGCGTGGGCCTGCGCGCCACGCATTTCGCGGTGCACTTCCTCACTAGCTCCGACCTCGCCCTGGCCGAGCACTTCGGCACGCAGTCGGGTGAGGACGTCGACAAGTTCGCCGACCTCGACCTCGTCGCCGACGACACCGGCGTCCCCCTGGTCGGCGAGTGCGCGAACCGGATAGTGCTCGAACGCATCGCCGTCCTCGACGACGGTGGCGACCACGTCTGCGTCACCACCCGTGTGCACTCCACCCACTTCGGCGGGGACTTCACACCCCTGCGACTCTCGGACGTCGCCCACCTCGACGCGGGCCACGACAGCGAGGAGCGGGCGATCGAGCCCTGA
- the ectB gene encoding diaminobutyrate--2-oxoglutarate transaminase, which yields MTEPTHDSSTNTSIFDDRESEVRSYSRNWPVVFDTAKGATLRTVDGDEYLDFFGGAGALNYGHNDEDMKNALLEYISRDGVTHSLDKYTVAKRAFLETFSEKVLEPRGLDYKVMFPGPTGTNAVESALKLARKVTGREAIINFTNSFHGMTLGSLSVTGNSMKRAGAGIPLVHATPMPYDNYFGGVTEDFQWMERVLVDSGSGMNRPAAVIVECVQGEGGINAARAEWLQALDELCKRHEILLIIDDVQMGCGRTGEFFSFEFAGIKPDIVTLSKSIGGYGLPLAVTLFNRELDEWTPGEHNGTFRGNNMAFVTAELALRKYWSDDALQNRTLENGRILRERFSPLVYKYEGKLELRGRGMAFGIAFLESPELAGQVMARCFDKKMLVETAGPSDEVVKFLAPLTLTDEERDRGIEICYEAVDHVLAQQYA from the coding sequence ATGACCGAGCCCACGCACGACTCCAGCACCAACACGTCGATCTTCGACGACCGCGAATCGGAAGTGCGCAGTTACTCGCGGAACTGGCCGGTGGTGTTCGACACCGCCAAGGGTGCGACGCTCCGGACCGTCGACGGAGACGAGTACCTCGACTTCTTCGGTGGCGCGGGCGCCCTCAACTACGGCCACAACGACGAGGACATGAAGAACGCCCTGCTGGAGTACATCTCCCGCGACGGCGTCACCCACTCGCTCGACAAGTACACTGTGGCCAAGCGGGCCTTCCTGGAGACCTTCTCGGAGAAGGTCCTCGAGCCCCGCGGCCTGGACTACAAGGTGATGTTCCCCGGGCCGACGGGCACCAACGCCGTCGAGTCCGCGCTGAAGCTGGCCCGTAAGGTCACCGGCCGCGAGGCCATCATCAACTTCACCAACTCGTTCCACGGCATGACCCTCGGGTCGCTGTCCGTCACGGGGAACTCCATGAAGCGCGCCGGCGCCGGCATCCCGCTCGTGCACGCCACGCCGATGCCGTACGACAACTACTTCGGCGGCGTCACCGAGGACTTCCAGTGGATGGAGCGCGTCCTCGTCGACTCCGGCTCCGGCATGAACCGCCCGGCGGCCGTCATCGTCGAGTGCGTCCAGGGTGAGGGCGGCATCAACGCCGCCCGCGCCGAGTGGCTGCAGGCCCTCGACGAGCTGTGCAAGCGCCACGAGATCCTGCTGATCATCGACGATGTCCAGATGGGCTGTGGCCGCACGGGCGAGTTCTTCTCGTTCGAGTTCGCCGGCATCAAGCCGGACATCGTCACCCTGTCGAAGTCGATCGGTGGATACGGCCTGCCGCTGGCGGTCACCCTGTTCAACCGCGAGCTCGACGAGTGGACCCCGGGCGAGCACAACGGCACGTTCCGCGGAAACAACATGGCGTTCGTGACCGCCGAGCTCGCGCTGCGCAAGTACTGGTCGGACGACGCGCTGCAGAACCGCACGCTCGAGAACGGCCGTATCCTGCGTGAGCGGTTCTCCCCGCTGGTCTACAAGTACGAGGGCAAGCTCGAGCTGCGCGGCCGCGGCATGGCGTTCGGCATCGCGTTCCTCGAGAGCCCGGAGCTGGCCGGTCAGGTCATGGCGCGCTGCTTCGACAAGAAGATGCTCGTGGAGACCGCCGGCCCGAGCGACGAGGTCGTCAAGTTCCTCGCCCCGCTCACGCTGACCGATGAGGAGCGCGACCGCGGCATCGAGATCTGCTACGAGGCCGTCGACCACGTCCTCGCCCAGCAGTACGCCTGA
- a CDS encoding PIG-L family deacetylase, with protein MSTIVFLHAHPDDETSQTAGMMTLAARDGHRVVTVFATDGDHGERPEHLGPDGDLVDHRRGEARAAAAVLGVARIDWLGYRDSGMTGWEQNDDPLCLHRADIDAAAARVARILDREDADVLVGYDDHGNYGHPDHIAVHRIARRAVELATRRPRLLEATTNRDAQLAMLDSPEAAEFLRTLAAGGTELDPDQLRVMILTGDDGQPVGMPESEIAWAIDLPQNVIDTKRRAMQCHASQTSDIGTMLALPPEIYAVAFGAEYLIEPGAGQPMRRAWPFG; from the coding sequence GTGTCGACGATCGTGTTCCTCCACGCCCATCCCGATGACGAGACCTCGCAGACCGCCGGGATGATGACCCTGGCCGCCCGCGACGGTCACCGGGTGGTGACCGTGTTCGCCACCGACGGCGACCACGGGGAGCGTCCCGAGCACCTCGGCCCCGACGGCGACCTCGTCGATCACCGGCGCGGGGAGGCGCGGGCCGCGGCGGCGGTGCTGGGCGTGGCCCGCATCGACTGGCTGGGTTACCGCGACTCCGGGATGACCGGCTGGGAGCAGAACGACGACCCGCTCTGCCTCCACCGCGCCGACATCGACGCCGCCGCCGCCCGGGTGGCCCGGATCCTCGACCGCGAGGACGCCGACGTCCTCGTGGGCTACGACGACCACGGCAACTACGGGCACCCCGACCACATCGCCGTCCACCGCATCGCCCGACGCGCGGTGGAACTGGCCACGCGCCGGCCGCGGCTGCTCGAGGCCACCACGAACCGCGACGCCCAGCTCGCCATGCTCGACAGTCCCGAGGCCGCCGAGTTCCTGCGCACGCTCGCGGCCGGCGGCACGGAGCTGGACCCGGATCAGCTGCGGGTGATGATCCTCACCGGCGACGACGGTCAGCCGGTGGGCATGCCGGAGTCCGAGATCGCGTGGGCGATCGACCTGCCGCAGAACGTGATCGACACCAAGCGCCGCGCGATGCAGTGTCATGCGAGCCAGACCAGCGACATCGGCACGATGCTGGCGCTGCCGCCGGAGATCTACGCGGTCGCCTTCGGTGCCGAGTACCTCATCGAGCCGGGTGCGGGGCAGCCGATGCGCCGCGCGTGGCCGTTCGGCTGA
- the ectA gene encoding diaminobutyrate acetyltransferase: protein MNPGEREVPRTPDSSDAVFRVPTAADGTRMWEIARDSGVLDLNSSYAYVLWGAEFSESSVVVEVEGRVVGFVTGFIRPSEPDTIFVWQVGVDADQRGKGLAARLLHSLMDRLAERGVMRLRTTISPDNEASQRTFAAVARDRGMTLSSEDYLSSELLGVGHEQEDLYTIS from the coding sequence ATGAACCCAGGAGAACGAGAAGTACCCCGTACCCCTGATTCGTCCGACGCGGTGTTCCGTGTGCCCACGGCGGCCGACGGAACCCGCATGTGGGAGATCGCCCGTGACAGCGGCGTCCTCGACCTCAACTCCTCCTACGCCTACGTCTTGTGGGGCGCCGAGTTCTCCGAGAGCTCGGTCGTGGTGGAGGTCGAAGGTCGGGTCGTCGGCTTCGTGACCGGATTCATCCGCCCCTCCGAGCCGGACACGATCTTCGTGTGGCAGGTCGGCGTCGACGCCGACCAGCGCGGCAAGGGCCTCGCGGCCCGACTGCTGCACAGCCTCATGGACCGGCTGGCCGAACGCGGCGTGATGCGACTGCGCACCACCATCAGCCCGGACAACGAGGCGTCGCAGCGGACGTTCGCCGCAGTCGCCCGCGACCGCGGGATGACGCTGTCCAGCGAGGACTACCTCAGCTCCGAACTCCTCGGAGTGGGTCACGAGCAAGAAGACCTCTACACGATTTCCTAG
- a CDS encoding DNA-3-methyladenine glycosylase I, translating into MTATTTAGGPTDEGDDMQIDDMQITGTEPTETDPTTTGGAASSDTVLCEDGLRRPPWAARDPLLREYYDTEWGMPVRDEAGLYERLVLEGFQSGLSWVTILRKRPAFREAFAGFDPDAVAAFGEDDIARLMADARIVRNRRKIDAAIANARAVVALRSEGGLVELVWSYRPERTPEPRTMDEVPSRSPESEALAKELKRRGFSFVGPVTVFALMEAIGVVDTHLMDSHRRGSSGVWSAEGAG; encoded by the coding sequence GTGACGGCGACCACCACCGCCGGTGGTCCGACCGACGAGGGAGACGACATGCAGATCGACGACATGCAAATCACCGGGACCGAGCCGACCGAGACCGACCCGACCACGACCGGCGGCGCCGCGTCTTCCGACACCGTGCTGTGCGAGGACGGGCTGAGGCGGCCCCCGTGGGCGGCGCGGGACCCGCTACTGCGGGAGTATTACGACACCGAATGGGGTATGCCCGTCCGGGACGAGGCCGGTCTGTACGAGCGGCTGGTCCTCGAGGGGTTCCAGTCCGGGTTGAGCTGGGTCACGATCCTGCGCAAGCGGCCCGCGTTTCGCGAGGCGTTCGCGGGGTTCGACCCCGACGCCGTGGCGGCCTTCGGGGAGGACGACATCGCCAGGCTGATGGCCGACGCGCGGATCGTGCGCAACCGCCGGAAGATCGACGCGGCGATCGCCAACGCGCGTGCCGTGGTCGCCCTGCGCTCCGAGGGCGGTCTGGTCGAACTCGTCTGGTCCTATCGGCCCGAGCGCACGCCCGAGCCGCGGACCATGGACGAGGTGCCCAGCCGGTCGCCGGAGTCTGAGGCGCTGGCCAAGGAGCTCAAACGGCGCGGGTTCAGCTTCGTCGGGCCGGTGACGGTCTTCGCGCTCATGGAGGCCATCGGCGTGGTGGACACGCACCTGATGGACTCGCACCGCCGCGGCAGCTCGGGCGTGTGGTCTGCCGAGGGCGCCGGCTGA